A single Staphylococcus muscae DNA region contains:
- a CDS encoding carbohydrate kinase family protein, translated as MSKAFYAIGEALIDFIPTERDQLLKNVDGFMPQVGGAPCNVAAAVQKLAGNSQLITQLGQDAFGDRIVDALEELHVGTQWITRTSEANTALAFVSLTTSGERDFSFYRKPSADMLYAADNITDIPLKQEDMVHFCSVALVESPMKQAHEALLEKAHKVGATVVFDPNVRLPLWDDHQAYQETIQSFIPHANIIKISDEELTFITKIEDETRALQSLFKGRVEAVIYTQGGEGASLIFKDGTTFTSRPKPIEVVDTTGAGDAFIGAVIAELMQSTDQPIETLRTQGAQILTFANDVAGHVVQKYGALSSLPTRQNL; from the coding sequence ATGAGTAAAGCATTTTATGCCATAGGTGAAGCACTGATTGATTTTATTCCAACAGAACGTGATCAATTATTAAAAAATGTGGATGGATTTATGCCACAAGTCGGTGGTGCACCGTGTAACGTTGCCGCTGCTGTTCAGAAGTTAGCAGGAAATAGTCAATTGATTACGCAACTTGGGCAGGATGCATTTGGTGATCGAATTGTTGATGCATTAGAAGAATTGCACGTAGGCACGCAGTGGATTACTCGTACGTCAGAAGCGAATACAGCACTGGCATTTGTAAGTTTAACGACAAGTGGGGAACGAGACTTTTCATTTTATCGTAAACCGAGTGCAGACATGTTGTATGCGGCTGATAATATTACTGATATTCCATTGAAACAAGAAGATATGGTTCATTTTTGTTCAGTTGCATTAGTGGAAAGTCCGATGAAGCAAGCACATGAAGCATTGTTAGAAAAAGCACATAAAGTAGGGGCAACGGTTGTTTTTGATCCAAATGTTCGTTTGCCATTATGGGATGATCACCAAGCGTACCAAGAAACAATCCAATCGTTCATTCCACATGCGAATATTATCAAAATTTCAGATGAAGAGTTGACATTTATTACAAAAATTGAAGATGAAACACGTGCGCTACAATCATTATTCAAAGGACGTGTTGAAGCGGTCATTTATACACAAGGTGGTGAAGGTGCGTCACTTATTTTTAAAGATGGTACGACGTTCACTTCTCGACCAAAACCAATTGAAGTTGTGGATACAACAGGTGCGGGAGATGCCTTTATCGGTGCCGTAATTGCAGAGTTGATGCAGTCAACGGATCAACCGATTGAAACACTACGCACACAAGGGGCGCAAATTTTAACATTTGCAAACGATGTTGCAGGGCATGTCGTACAGAAGTATGGCGCATTATCAAGTCTTCCAACACGTCAAAACCTATAA
- a CDS encoding sucrose-6-phosphate hydrolase encodes MKEWTREARYRKVEDATVEELEMLKETVQNSQYRQTYHIQPSTGLLNDPNGLIYFNGEYHISHQWFPLGAVHGLKYWDQYKSTDLVHYSHDTTILKPDTQHDSHGVYSGSAFEFEGSLYYMYTGNHRTDTWERKSAQVVAKVNEAGQVEKLLPPAIPEPPVGYTQHFRDPKVFMRDGKLYALIGAQRINETGCAVLYEADRPEGPWSFKGEIKTSLTDFGYMWECPDYFQLNGKDILVFSPQGIEADGDRYNNIYQSGYIMGELNFETLEMTHGEFKELDNGFDFYAPQTFTDEANRRVMIGWMGLPDTDYPTDSEGWAHCLTVPRTLMIEDGKLKQKPHMHLRKLRGHRETALGYANKFLKQMHPYEGERYELIVEILDNDASAMEFHLRSNKNESIVIRYETNSQTIILDRTESGQLPTPVESMTRCAQLDTPLRQLRIFVDTSSIEVFCNEGERVLTSRIFPKSKANKIKVATDSGQVYLKMTKYDIEEGQQDE; translated from the coding sequence ATGAAAGAATGGACACGTGAAGCACGTTATCGCAAAGTAGAAGATGCTACGGTAGAAGAGTTAGAGATGTTAAAAGAAACAGTTCAAAATTCTCAATACCGACAAACATATCATATTCAACCATCAACAGGATTGCTCAATGATCCGAATGGACTTATTTATTTTAACGGTGAATACCACATTTCACATCAATGGTTTCCACTCGGCGCAGTGCATGGTTTGAAATATTGGGATCAATATAAAAGTACAGACCTTGTACATTATTCACACGATACAACGATATTAAAACCTGATACACAACATGATAGTCACGGTGTATATAGCGGGAGTGCCTTTGAATTTGAAGGATCACTCTATTATATGTATACAGGGAATCACCGCACGGATACATGGGAGCGTAAGAGTGCGCAAGTTGTCGCAAAAGTGAATGAAGCAGGTCAAGTTGAAAAGTTGTTACCACCCGCCATTCCAGAGCCGCCCGTAGGCTACACACAACACTTCAGAGATCCAAAAGTATTTATGCGGGATGGAAAGTTATATGCACTCATTGGCGCACAGCGCATTAATGAAACAGGGTGTGCAGTGTTATATGAAGCGGATCGACCAGAAGGACCGTGGTCGTTTAAAGGTGAGATTAAGACATCTTTAACGGACTTCGGCTATATGTGGGAATGTCCGGACTATTTCCAACTGAATGGCAAAGATATATTAGTATTTTCGCCACAAGGGATTGAAGCGGATGGTGATCGTTATAACAATATTTATCAAAGTGGTTATATTATGGGAGAGCTAAACTTTGAAACCCTTGAAATGACACACGGTGAATTTAAAGAACTAGATAATGGCTTTGATTTTTATGCGCCACAAACATTCACGGATGAAGCGAATCGTCGTGTGATGATAGGATGGATGGGTCTACCAGATACAGATTATCCAACAGATAGTGAAGGATGGGCGCATTGTCTCACTGTACCAAGAACATTGATGATTGAAGACGGCAAGTTGAAACAAAAACCACACATGCACTTGCGTAAACTGCGGGGACATAGAGAGACTGCACTTGGATATGCAAATAAATTTTTGAAACAAATGCATCCATATGAAGGTGAGCGTTACGAACTGATTGTGGAAATCTTGGACAACGATGCATCTGCGATGGAGTTTCATTTGCGTTCAAATAAAAATGAGTCGATTGTGATTCGTTATGAAACAAATTCGCAAACAATTATCTTGGATCGTACAGAAAGTGGTCAACTGCCAACACCAGTTGAAAGCATGACACGTTGCGCTCAATTAGATACACCATTAAGACAACTACGCATTTTTGTTGATACATCAAGTATTGAAGTTTTTTGTAATGAAGGAGAACGTGTGTTGACATCACGTATTTTCCCAAAATCTAAAGCGAATAAGATTAAAGTCGCAACTGATTCGGGACAAGTCTATTTGAAAATGACGAAGTATGACATCGAGGAGGGACAACAAGATGAGTAA
- a CDS encoding LacI family DNA-binding transcriptional regulator: protein MNIRDIAELAGVSKSTVSRYLNKGSISPKTQRKIQQVIDAHEYAPNQFAQSLRAQKTKMIGVIIPRMYSYAVASTVQGIKKTCEAQGYQILFSLTERNAQQELDALRSFHRSKVDGVLFMATSITEAHMGVIQTMPMPVILIGQNHSELSAIYHNDLQAGKLMAERIIAEGFERICYAGVPDEDQAVGRSRYQGLYETLNTRGIEVEMYQAAFDYDTALEKLQSQLTVKEHTAYIGATDTIAMALYHLIMHDSSITPFIGGFGGDPVTDIVHPKIHTIYYQYERAGQMAVTAMFEQLKDSARLTTHVLDVLPSQDDILLHKNGTVTK from the coding sequence ATGAACATACGGGACATTGCTGAGCTTGCGGGCGTTTCTAAAAGTACAGTATCGCGCTATTTGAATAAAGGCTCGATTAGTCCAAAGACACAGCGTAAAATTCAACAAGTAATTGATGCTCATGAATATGCACCGAATCAATTTGCACAAAGTTTAAGAGCGCAAAAGACGAAGATGATTGGTGTGATTATTCCACGTATGTATTCCTATGCAGTGGCAAGTACAGTGCAAGGTATTAAAAAGACGTGTGAAGCACAAGGGTATCAAATATTATTTTCACTAACCGAGCGTAATGCGCAACAAGAATTAGACGCGTTACGATCATTTCATCGCAGTAAAGTGGATGGCGTCCTTTTTATGGCGACTTCAATTACAGAAGCACATATGGGAGTCATTCAAACAATGCCAATGCCAGTCATTTTGATTGGACAAAATCATTCTGAACTAAGTGCCATTTACCACAATGATTTGCAAGCCGGTAAGTTGATGGCTGAGCGTATAATTGCAGAAGGATTTGAACGCATCTGTTATGCAGGGGTTCCAGACGAAGACCAAGCTGTTGGGCGTTCACGTTATCAAGGACTATACGAGACGTTAAATACAAGAGGTATTGAAGTTGAGATGTATCAAGCAGCATTTGATTATGATACAGCCTTAGAAAAGCTGCAATCCCAACTAACTGTAAAAGAACATACTGCATATATTGGTGCCACTGATACGATTGCAATGGCTCTATACCATTTGATTATGCATGATTCATCAATCACACCGTTTATCGGGGGATTTGGCGGAGACCCTGTGACAGATATTGTTCATCCAAAGATACATACGATTTATTATCAATATGAACGTGCCGGTCAGATGGCTGTCACTGCAATGTTTGAACAACTAAAAGATTCAGCGCGCCTCACAACACACGTATTAGATGTGTTACCGTCTCAAGACGATATTTTATTGCATAAAAATGGGACCGTTACCAAGTAA
- a CDS encoding sulfurtransferase TusA family protein, producing the protein MVYELGTVGMVCPFPLIEAQKKMEELAIGDELKIDFDCTQATESIPNWAAEQNYPITNYEQLGDASWTITVQKA; encoded by the coding sequence ATGGTATATGAACTTGGTACAGTTGGAATGGTATGCCCGTTCCCTTTAATAGAAGCACAGAAAAAGATGGAAGAACTTGCAATTGGTGATGAGTTGAAGATTGATTTTGACTGCACGCAAGCAACAGAGTCAATCCCAAACTGGGCAGCAGAGCAAAACTATCCCATTACGAATTATGAGCAACTCGGTGATGCGTCATGGACAATCACTGTTCAAAAAGCATAA
- a CDS encoding YeeE/YedE family protein yields the protein MIWTIFSGLIVGALLGFVMQRTRFCLTGGFRDMYVQKNNKMFYALLVAITIQAIGIFGLQAAGFITIDNGTFPIVGTIIGSFIFGVGIILAGGCATGTYYRAGEGLIGSWIALGFYALFAAISKFGILAPINKRLQSYTVANADMSVSTGVPYWVWLVLLVGITTFFVVKTLRKPKPTIAVPRLKQRYTGIRHILFERRYHPFVAAIAVGLIAMIAWPMSISTGREGGLGITTPSAHIVQFLTTGNVTVLDWGVFLVLGILVGSYIAAKGSHEFKWRLPDIKTIRNSALGGTFMGFGAAVAGGCSIGNGLVATAALSWQGWIALASMILGTWFMSYFLFVKPLRAARRQTQSVKAQSVNA from the coding sequence ATGATTTGGACTATTTTCAGTGGTTTAATCGTTGGAGCATTGCTAGGATTTGTGATGCAACGTACAAGATTCTGTTTGACAGGTGGATTCCGCGATATGTACGTTCAAAAGAATAACAAGATGTTCTATGCATTACTTGTTGCAATTACAATTCAAGCAATTGGCATTTTCGGACTACAAGCAGCTGGTTTCATTACGATCGATAACGGAACATTTCCTATTGTTGGTACAATTATTGGTTCGTTCATCTTCGGTGTCGGCATTATCTTAGCAGGCGGCTGTGCAACCGGAACGTATTATCGTGCAGGTGAAGGGCTTATCGGAAGTTGGATCGCACTCGGATTTTATGCACTTTTTGCAGCTATTTCAAAATTTGGTATTTTAGCACCGATCAACAAACGTTTACAAAGTTATACAGTTGCAAATGCAGATATGTCTGTCTCAACAGGTGTGCCATATTGGGTATGGCTCGTACTTTTAGTGGGTATTACAACATTTTTCGTTGTAAAAACGTTACGTAAACCAAAACCAACCATTGCAGTTCCGAGATTAAAGCAACGTTACACAGGGATTAGACACATATTGTTCGAACGTCGTTATCATCCTTTCGTTGCAGCGATTGCAGTCGGCTTGATTGCAATGATTGCATGGCCAATGAGCATTTCGACTGGACGTGAAGGTGGATTAGGGATTACGACACCATCTGCACATATCGTTCAATTTTTAACAACAGGTAATGTTACTGTATTGGATTGGGGTGTTTTCCTCGTACTCGGTATTTTAGTGGGTTCATATATTGCAGCGAAAGGTTCGCACGAATTTAAATGGCGCTTGCCAGACATTAAAACCATTCGTAATAGTGCATTAGGTGGTACATTTATGGGCTTTGGTGCAGCCGTAGCAGGTGGCTGTTCAATTGGTAACGGTCTTGTTGCAACAGCCGCATTATCTTGGCAAGGATGGATTGCATTAGCATCAATGATTCTAGGTACGTGGTTTATGAGTTACTTCTTGTTTGTCAAACCATTACGTGCAGCACGCCGACAAACACAAAGTGTAAAAGCGCAATCAGTGAATGCATAA
- a CDS encoding redox-sensing transcriptional repressor Rex: MAKETVKIPRATLKRLPLYYRFVNTLKAKGENRVNSKAISEGLNIDSATIRRDFSYFGELGKKGYGYNIDNLLDFFKSELSDSEEIHIGIVGVGNLGHALITYNFSIHDDMTITEAFDIRPEVIGETIGNVLVKPMSDMTEIIKKEKLEVVIIATPESAAQAVTDQLVEAGIKGILNFTPKRVQVPQSVQVHQIDLGVELQSLLFFMKNYNSTLQA, from the coding sequence ATGGCTAAAGAAACGGTGAAAATTCCAAGAGCGACCTTAAAACGCCTACCTTTGTATTATCGGTTTGTAAACACGTTAAAGGCGAAAGGTGAAAATCGCGTCAATTCTAAAGCAATTAGCGAAGGATTAAATATCGATTCTGCAACGATTCGACGTGACTTCTCTTATTTTGGCGAGCTTGGCAAAAAAGGATACGGCTATAACATTGACAACCTTCTAGACTTTTTCAAATCAGAATTAAGTGACTCTGAAGAGATTCACATCGGCATTGTAGGTGTCGGGAATCTCGGACACGCATTGATTACTTACAACTTCTCCATCCACGATGATATGACAATTACAGAAGCATTTGATATACGTCCAGAAGTGATTGGTGAAACAATCGGTAATGTCCTTGTTAAACCAATGTCAGATATGACAGAAATTATTAAGAAGGAAAAACTTGAAGTGGTGATTATTGCAACACCGGAATCTGCAGCACAAGCGGTTACAGATCAACTTGTTGAAGCAGGCATTAAAGGTATTCTTAACTTCACGCCAAAGCGAGTACAAGTGCCGCAATCGGTACAAGTTCATCAAATTGATCTTGGTGTAGAACTTCAATCATTACTCTTTTTTATGAAAAATTACAATTCAACATTACAAGCATAA
- the abc-f gene encoding ribosomal protection-like ABC-F family protein: MILMQLSQISKSFDGETIFDGVNFEVKTGERIGIVGRNGAGKSTLMKIIAGVEAYEEGHISKIKNLKMGYLTQQMTLNTQKTVFEEMLQPFKHLKQLGDKMQEETDWLARHADRYDSDAYQEHMKRYESISNEFEKQGGYDYERKIKTVLNGLHFTENDYHRPVNDFSGGQKTRLSLAQMLLREPDLLLLDEPTNHLDMETTAWLEDYLKFFKGAIVIISHDRYFLDKIVTQIYDVSLGEVKHYVGNYGKFITQRDQYYQKRLAEYERQQDEIKRLETFVEKNITRASTSGMAKSRRKVLEKMTRLEKPMLDARSADIRFDFDRNTGNDVMHIRDLEVGYETPITKPINMEVSKGDHIAIIGPNGIGKSTLIKTLAGRLSALAGQVIPGANLKIGYYDQKQAEFQSSKTILDYVWDQYRHMPEKDVRAVLGRFLFTQDDVQKIINDLSGGEKARLQLALLMLERNNVLILDEPTNHLDIDSKEMLEQALNDFAGTLIFVSHDRYFINELANKVFDLDEHGGRIYLGDYQYYLEKLEQQHALATHAEAQNTTVRPSNEQLSEQETTYEDLKAARREKRKLTRQIEAYETDIETYESRMEEIDTAMSDPAIIDDYEQIQTLAEERTTIEQELEETMTKWEELQLLVSDLDDI; this comes from the coding sequence ATGATATTAATGCAACTCAGTCAGATTTCAAAGTCCTTTGATGGCGAAACAATTTTTGATGGTGTCAACTTTGAAGTGAAAACCGGTGAACGCATTGGCATTGTTGGTCGTAACGGAGCAGGAAAATCCACTTTAATGAAGATCATTGCAGGTGTTGAAGCATACGAAGAGGGTCATATCTCAAAGATTAAAAACTTAAAAATGGGTTATCTGACACAGCAAATGACACTCAACACTCAAAAAACTGTGTTTGAAGAGATGTTACAACCATTTAAACATCTTAAGCAACTCGGTGACAAGATGCAAGAAGAAACGGATTGGCTCGCTCGACACGCAGATCGCTATGATTCGGATGCTTATCAAGAACATATGAAGCGTTACGAAAGTATATCGAACGAGTTTGAAAAGCAAGGCGGCTATGATTATGAACGTAAAATAAAGACTGTTTTAAACGGGCTGCATTTTACGGAAAACGACTATCATCGCCCTGTAAATGACTTCAGTGGTGGACAAAAAACACGCCTTTCACTCGCACAGATGTTGTTGCGTGAACCAGATTTATTGTTACTTGATGAGCCAACAAACCATCTCGATATGGAAACGACCGCATGGTTGGAAGACTATTTAAAGTTTTTCAAAGGTGCTATCGTCATTATCTCACACGATCGTTACTTTCTAGATAAAATTGTCACACAAATATATGATGTCTCTTTAGGTGAAGTGAAGCACTATGTGGGTAACTATGGTAAATTTATTACCCAACGTGATCAATACTATCAAAAGCGACTCGCAGAATATGAGCGACAACAAGATGAAATCAAACGCTTGGAAACCTTCGTCGAAAAAAATATTACACGTGCTTCTACAAGTGGTATGGCAAAAAGCCGACGAAAAGTTTTAGAAAAAATGACACGCTTAGAAAAACCTATGTTGGATGCAAGGAGTGCGGATATTCGTTTTGACTTCGATCGCAATACAGGTAACGATGTGATGCACATACGTGATTTAGAAGTAGGATACGAAACCCCGATTACAAAGCCAATCAATATGGAAGTATCAAAAGGAGATCATATTGCGATTATCGGTCCAAATGGGATTGGAAAATCTACATTAATCAAAACACTTGCTGGACGTCTCAGTGCCTTAGCAGGTCAAGTGATTCCAGGTGCTAACTTAAAAATTGGCTACTACGATCAAAAACAAGCAGAGTTTCAGTCTAGTAAAACCATTTTAGATTATGTTTGGGATCAATATCGTCATATGCCCGAAAAAGATGTTCGTGCGGTTCTCGGTCGCTTTCTTTTCACTCAAGATGATGTTCAAAAAATTATCAATGACTTATCAGGTGGCGAAAAGGCACGACTTCAACTTGCACTACTAATGTTAGAACGCAATAATGTGCTTATCCTTGACGAGCCTACCAATCACCTTGATATTGATTCTAAAGAGATGCTTGAACAAGCACTCAATGACTTCGCAGGTACTTTAATCTTTGTATCTCATGACCGTTACTTTATTAACGAATTGGCAAACAAAGTCTTTGATCTGGATGAACACGGTGGCCGCATCTATCTCGGTGACTATCAATATTATTTAGAAAAGCTTGAACAACAACACGCACTTGCAACGCATGCGGAAGCTCAAAATACAACAGTGCGTCCTTCAAACGAACAACTATCTGAACAAGAAACAACTTATGAAGACTTAAAAGCAGCACGCCGTGAAAAGCGTAAGCTAACACGTCAAATCGAAGCTTATGAGACAGATATTGAAACTTATGAGTCACGGATGGAAGAGATTGATACAGCTATGTCTGACCCAGCAATTATCGATGACTATGAACAGATACAAACACTTGCGGAAGAGCGAACAACCATCGAACAAGAGCTGGAAGAAACAATGACAAAATGGGAAGAATTACAATTATTAGTCAGTGATTTAGATGATATTTAA
- the tsaD gene encoding tRNA (adenosine(37)-N6)-threonylcarbamoyltransferase complex transferase subunit TsaD, with protein MTKQTLILAVETSCDETSVSVIADGHNILSNSVLSQIESHKRFGGVVPEVASRHHVENMTLMIEDALQTAQVTMDDIDAVAVTQGPGLIGALLVGVNAAKALAFAHNKPLIPVHHIAGHIYANQLTNELKFPLMALIVSGGHTELVLMRDHLDFEVIGETRDDAVGEAYDKVARTIGLPYPGGPHVDKLAAQGSDTYDFPRVWLEPDSFDFSFSGLKSAVINKLHNLKQKGETPIPENVATSFQSSVVEVLVGKAIRACEIYNVKQLIVAGGVASNRGLRAELERATQSKGITLSIPEPKLCTDNAAMIGAVAYHLYQQGVFADMSLNGKSNMFL; from the coding sequence ATGACTAAACAAACATTGATATTAGCAGTTGAAACGAGCTGTGATGAAACAAGTGTAAGTGTCATTGCAGATGGACATAACATTTTAAGCAATAGTGTATTGAGTCAAATAGAAAGTCACAAGCGTTTTGGTGGGGTGGTGCCTGAAGTTGCGAGTCGTCATCACGTTGAAAATATGACACTGATGATAGAAGATGCTTTACAAACGGCACAAGTCACGATGGACGATATTGATGCCGTCGCTGTGACACAAGGGCCCGGGTTGATTGGGGCGTTGTTAGTAGGTGTCAACGCAGCAAAAGCATTGGCATTTGCACACAATAAACCGTTAATTCCGGTACATCATATAGCAGGACATATTTATGCGAACCAATTAACAAACGAATTGAAATTCCCACTTATGGCGCTAATTGTATCAGGCGGACATACGGAACTTGTCTTAATGCGTGATCATTTGGATTTTGAAGTAATCGGAGAGACACGTGATGACGCTGTTGGCGAAGCATACGATAAAGTGGCACGCACAATCGGTTTACCCTATCCGGGTGGACCACATGTTGATAAACTTGCTGCACAAGGCTCAGATACGTATGATTTTCCACGTGTTTGGTTAGAACCAGATAGTTTTGACTTTAGCTTTAGTGGTTTGAAGAGTGCGGTTATCAATAAGTTGCATAACTTGAAGCAAAAGGGAGAGACGCCGATTCCAGAAAATGTAGCAACAAGTTTCCAAAGCAGCGTGGTAGAAGTTTTGGTTGGAAAAGCAATTCGTGCTTGTGAAATATACAATGTGAAGCAACTTATCGTCGCAGGAGGTGTAGCGAGTAATCGTGGTTTACGTGCAGAATTAGAGCGTGCAACACAATCAAAAGGTATCACGTTGTCTATTCCTGAACCCAAATTATGTACAGATAATGCGGCAATGATTGGTGCAGTGGCTTATCATTTATATCAACAAGGTGTCTTTGCCGATATGTCATTGAATGGAAAAAGCAATATGTTTTTATAA
- the rimI gene encoding ribosomal protein S18-alanine N-acetyltransferase: MAHEDVPAVFDLERISFHKSSWTIDAFYHELEQNNFAHYFVMTYEEQIIGYIGLWIVVDQAQITTVAVAPDYRGYGLGQLLMNYAKNFASTIATVMSLEVRVNNHVAQHVYEKLGFQFGGKRKNYYGDGEDACVMWVNLND; encoded by the coding sequence ATGGCACACGAAGATGTCCCAGCGGTGTTTGATTTGGAACGTATCAGCTTTCACAAAAGTTCATGGACGATAGATGCGTTCTATCATGAACTCGAACAGAATAACTTTGCACATTATTTTGTGATGACATATGAAGAACAGATTATTGGATATATCGGTTTATGGATAGTGGTTGATCAAGCTCAAATTACAACAGTTGCCGTCGCACCTGACTATCGTGGTTATGGTCTCGGCCAATTACTGATGAACTATGCGAAAAACTTTGCTTCAACCATTGCGACAGTGATGAGCTTAGAAGTACGTGTGAATAATCACGTCGCACAACATGTTTATGAAAAATTAGGCTTTCAATTTGGCGGAAAGCGGAAAAATTATTATGGTGATGGAGAGGACGCATGTGTAATGTGGGTGAATTTAAATGACTAA
- the tsaB gene encoding tRNA (adenosine(37)-N6)-threonylcarbamoyltransferase complex dimerization subunit type 1 TsaB — protein MYSLLIDSSNQPLAVALMKEDELLVTYTSSVKQNHSVQLMPQVAALLETANITPQDLTNIVVAQGPGSYTGLRIGVTVAKTLAYTLNANLYGVSSLKALAATLQYTDRLIIPIMNARREHVYAGAYQWQDGQLQSINADQYIALSDLIDRVKDEPNVLFVGEDVRQFETQLQAFDVQPMLPKAEVMWQHKGEPQNVHSFSPQYLKLSEAEQNWLNQQNSKTN, from the coding sequence ATGTATAGCTTGTTGATTGACAGCTCAAATCAGCCGTTAGCGGTGGCATTGATGAAGGAAGACGAACTACTCGTGACATACACATCATCAGTGAAACAAAATCATTCGGTACAACTAATGCCACAAGTTGCTGCATTGTTAGAAACAGCTAACATTACGCCACAAGATTTAACAAATATCGTTGTGGCACAAGGGCCAGGCTCGTATACGGGACTACGCATCGGCGTAACAGTCGCCAAGACTTTAGCTTATACGCTAAATGCGAATCTATATGGTGTTTCATCACTCAAAGCACTTGCAGCAACGTTACAATACACAGATCGCTTAATTATCCCTATCATGAATGCACGTCGTGAACATGTTTATGCGGGAGCTTATCAATGGCAAGACGGACAATTACAATCGATTAATGCGGATCAATATATTGCACTTTCAGATTTAATTGATCGTGTAAAAGATGAACCTAATGTTTTGTTTGTAGGAGAAGATGTTCGTCAATTTGAAACACAATTACAGGCGTTTGATGTGCAGCCTATGTTACCGAAAGCTGAAGTGATGTGGCAACATAAAGGTGAACCGCAAAATGTTCATAGCTTTAGTCCACAATATTTGAAATTATCGGAGGCAGAACAGAATTGGTTGAATCAACAAAATTCAAAAACCAACTAA
- the tsaE gene encoding tRNA (adenosine(37)-N6)-threonylcarbamoyltransferase complex ATPase subunit type 1 TsaE has translation MKKVQNLAEMEGFAQQLAQQLEAGDVLLLDGDLGAGKTTFSQFLGRALGVTRTINSPTFNIIKSYKGSELNFHHMDCYRLEDSEEDLGFDEYFNDEAVTVIEWSQFIEEYLPDTFLKITITVDSETERTLHLEAIGAHYEAVKEAVEHV, from the coding sequence ATGAAGAAGGTTCAAAATTTAGCAGAAATGGAAGGTTTCGCTCAGCAACTTGCACAACAGCTTGAAGCAGGTGACGTATTGTTGTTAGATGGTGATTTAGGTGCAGGTAAGACGACGTTCAGTCAGTTTTTAGGACGTGCACTAGGTGTGACACGTACGATTAATTCACCAACTTTTAATATTATTAAATCATATAAAGGGTCAGAACTTAACTTTCATCACATGGATTGCTATCGTCTAGAAGATTCTGAAGAAGACTTAGGTTTTGATGAATATTTTAATGATGAAGCGGTAACGGTCATTGAATGGAGCCAATTCATTGAAGAATACTTACCAGATACATTTTTGAAAATAACGATAACAGTTGATAGTGAGACAGAACGTACACTACACCTAGAAGCAATAGGTGCCCACTATGAAGCGGTAAAGGAGGCAGTTGAACATGTATAG